One genomic segment of Deinococcus sp. LM3 includes these proteins:
- a CDS encoding ATP-binding protein has product MTSLPATAVRAALDVLPYQTAVLDGDGTILLCNRAWMDFMRDNGGDPATCGPGVNYLSVCEAATGLCADEGQEVAQGLRAVLHGRRDTFSIEYPCHSPTEERWFRLSVTPFDDGPRRFLLVAHENVTERRHAEIREADLDAEVRQEVALRTVTLRNEVNELDSFIGAVSHDLRAPVRHIQGFLTLLRRRLDPRLGDEDRRLLTVIDGATQRLNSMIDELLKLARVTQTALQIRELNLAQVVLRAWVNIAPETEGREIEWVAGDLPVVRGDPQLLTLAFENLLSNAVKYTSGRERAKIEVGARDVGDHWVVFVQDDGVGFDPRYTERLFGAFQRLHSDQEFSGVGMGLANVKRIVTRHGGQVWAESHPGEGATFYLSFPKPVQ; this is encoded by the coding sequence GTGACCTCCCTGCCCGCGACGGCGGTGCGGGCGGCGCTGGACGTGCTGCCGTACCAGACGGCGGTCCTTGATGGTGACGGAACGATCCTGCTGTGTAACCGCGCGTGGATGGACTTCATGCGTGACAACGGCGGCGACCCTGCCACCTGCGGCCCCGGCGTGAATTACCTGAGCGTCTGCGAGGCCGCCACCGGCCTGTGTGCCGACGAGGGGCAGGAGGTGGCGCAGGGCCTGCGCGCGGTCCTGCACGGCAGGCGCGACACCTTCAGCATCGAGTACCCCTGCCACAGTCCCACCGAGGAACGCTGGTTCCGGTTGAGCGTCACGCCCTTCGACGACGGCCCGCGCCGCTTCCTGCTGGTCGCGCACGAGAACGTCACGGAACGTCGCCACGCCGAGATCCGCGAGGCCGACCTGGACGCCGAGGTCCGTCAGGAGGTCGCGCTGCGGACCGTCACGCTGCGCAACGAGGTGAACGAACTCGACTCGTTCATCGGCGCGGTCTCGCACGACCTGCGCGCCCCGGTCCGGCACATCCAGGGGTTCCTGACGCTGCTGCGCCGCCGCCTCGATCCCAGGCTCGGCGACGAGGACCGCCGCCTGCTGACCGTCATCGACGGCGCGACCCAGCGCCTGAACTCCATGATCGACGAACTGCTGAAACTGGCCCGCGTCACCCAGACGGCCCTGCAGATCCGCGAACTGAACCTCGCGCAGGTCGTCCTGCGGGCCTGGGTGAACATCGCGCCGGAAACCGAGGGCCGCGAGATCGAGTGGGTGGCCGGCGACCTGCCCGTCGTGCGCGGCGACCCGCAACTGCTGACGCTGGCCTTCGAGAACCTGCTGAGCAACGCCGTGAAGTACACCAGCGGCCGGGAACGCGCCAAGATCGAGGTGGGCGCCCGCGACGTCGGGGATCACTGGGTGGTGTTCGTGCAGGACGACGGCGTGGGCTTCGACCCACGCTACACCGAGCGGCTGTTCGGGGCGTTCCAGCGGCTACATTCCGATCAGGAATTCTCGGGCGTGGGCATGGGGCTGGCGAACGTGAAACGCATCGTCACCCGGCACGGCGGGCAGGTCTGGGCCGAGAGTCATCCGGGCGAGGGCGCGACCTTCTACCTCAGTTTCCCCAAACCTGTTCAATGA